One uncultured Caproiciproducens sp. DNA segment encodes these proteins:
- the ptsP gene encoding phosphoenolpyruvate--protein phosphotransferase produces MNYHGNPVSGGIAAGPVFLYQPFTAAVSDVPLEENKIHQAIYDYESARNNAQTELESIQARLETADPEKAKIFTAHIDILFDEAMDGDIRELITQDHYSPDRAINEVFEKYAKILGKSPDPLIRERSSDIRDVKTRLIRVWNGVPEKNLSSLPAPVVVVVHDLLPSDTATLDRKNVLAIVTEIGGTTSHSAIIARSYGIPAILGVENATEHLSQGETIIVDALTGQVITQPTKQQLADCAEKHRQFAAQQTQISAFMEKEAVTPDGVKVEIELNLASVSEQALEGSKYTDGVGLFRTEFLYLGRDTLPTEEEQLEIYRTVLTKFGGRPVTLRTLDVGGDKKLDCLNLPHEDNPFLGNRALRLCFDRPDIFRTQLRAAFRASVYGNLWIMFPMVGSMDDIRRAKQIVSDVKDELTAEGIAFSPNVKLGIMIEIPSIALMADFAAKEVDFASIGTNDLCQYTMAVDRLNPAVSQYYQSYSPALFRLVNHAAAMFIKNGKPICVCGELGGDRLGAGVLIGLGIRNLSMSISSVAQTRKLVNELPMKKAEEIAAKVLSLSTAQEVEQYLKDAFKSILS; encoded by the coding sequence ATGAATTATCATGGCAATCCGGTTTCAGGGGGTATTGCTGCAGGCCCAGTTTTCCTGTACCAGCCCTTCACTGCCGCTGTCAGCGATGTTCCGCTTGAAGAAAATAAGATACATCAGGCGATTTATGATTATGAATCCGCACGGAACAATGCGCAGACGGAGCTGGAATCCATTCAAGCACGTTTGGAGACCGCCGACCCTGAAAAAGCGAAGATCTTCACTGCGCATATCGATATTTTATTTGATGAGGCCATGGACGGCGATATTCGTGAACTGATTACACAGGATCACTACTCACCGGACCGGGCAATAAATGAAGTTTTTGAAAAATACGCAAAAATCCTAGGCAAATCCCCCGACCCACTCATCCGTGAGCGCTCTTCGGACATTCGGGACGTAAAAACACGCCTGATCCGGGTGTGGAACGGCGTCCCCGAAAAGAACCTTTCCTCGCTTCCCGCCCCTGTTGTCGTTGTCGTTCATGATCTGCTCCCCTCCGATACCGCGACCCTGGACCGAAAGAATGTTTTGGCCATCGTAACGGAAATCGGCGGAACTACCTCCCATTCGGCTATTATCGCAAGGAGCTACGGCATTCCCGCCATTTTGGGCGTGGAAAATGCAACGGAGCACCTTTCACAGGGAGAAACGATCATAGTCGATGCGCTGACGGGTCAGGTGATTACCCAGCCCACTAAGCAGCAGCTGGCCGACTGTGCCGAAAAGCACCGGCAGTTTGCAGCACAGCAAACGCAGATCAGCGCGTTTATGGAAAAAGAAGCCGTTACTCCCGACGGGGTTAAGGTGGAGATTGAACTGAATCTTGCTTCTGTCAGCGAACAGGCGCTGGAGGGTTCAAAATACACCGACGGCGTCGGCTTGTTCCGCACAGAATTTCTGTACTTGGGACGGGATACCCTTCCCACCGAAGAGGAACAGCTCGAAATTTACCGCACAGTTCTCACCAAATTCGGCGGCCGCCCCGTAACACTGCGCACACTGGATGTCGGCGGCGATAAAAAGCTTGACTGCCTGAACCTTCCCCATGAGGATAACCCGTTTCTTGGGAACCGCGCGCTCCGGCTTTGCTTTGACCGGCCTGACATCTTCCGGACACAGCTCCGCGCCGCTTTTCGGGCGTCGGTTTACGGCAACCTGTGGATCATGTTCCCCATGGTCGGCAGTATGGACGATATCCGCCGCGCCAAACAAATCGTTTCCGATGTAAAAGACGAGCTCACCGCCGAAGGCATTGCATTTTCCCCGAACGTAAAACTCGGCATCATGATTGAAATTCCCTCCATTGCGCTCATGGCGGATTTTGCGGCGAAGGAAGTTGATTTTGCAAGCATCGGAACCAATGATCTCTGCCAGTATACCATGGCTGTCGATCGCCTGAATCCCGCAGTCAGCCAGTATTATCAGAGTTACAGCCCTGCACTTTTCCGCCTTGTAAATCATGCCGCCGCAATGTTCATTAAAAACGGCAAACCCATCTGCGTCTGCGGAGAACTGGGCGGCGACCGCCTTGGAGCCGGAGTGTTGATCGGGTTGGGAATCAGAAATTTGAGTATGAGTATTTCTTCTGTCGCACAGACCAGAAAACTGGTGAATGAGCTGCCAATGAAAAAGGCCGAGGAGATCGCCGCCAAAGTGCTTTCTCTTTCCACCGCACAGGAAGTGGAACAATACCTGAAGGATGCGTTCAAAAGCATTCTTTCCTAA
- a CDS encoding GntR family transcriptional regulator, with protein sequence MLDETSVIPLYRQLQNIFQNNIESGVWQAENKLPTESELCRQYGVSRMTVRLALEGLKTQGLIYRKQGKGSFILQPKVEQELSSFYSFGNNMAHLGHTITNKLISFERLPCSAAAAALRLPEKEALFCVQRLRCADNTPFALEKSYIPCAVCPDLAGDIIIEKGLYNALHLLAGITPDTAKESFEAVLINKNQAEALETTVSQPALHVERVTGAGGVLVEYCDSIVRGDRLKYNIVLR encoded by the coding sequence ATGCTGGATGAAACCAGTGTCATACCGCTTTACCGTCAGCTTCAGAATATTTTTCAAAACAATATTGAGAGCGGGGTATGGCAGGCGGAAAATAAACTTCCAACTGAATCCGAGCTGTGCCGGCAATATGGGGTCAGCCGCATGACCGTCAGGCTGGCGCTGGAGGGACTGAAAACACAGGGGCTGATTTACCGAAAACAGGGAAAGGGCTCCTTTATCCTTCAGCCGAAAGTGGAACAGGAACTGTCGTCCTTCTACAGCTTTGGAAATAATATGGCCCATCTCGGGCATACCATCACCAACAAACTGATTTCTTTCGAAAGGCTACCCTGTTCGGCTGCCGCCGCTGCGCTTCGCCTTCCGGAAAAAGAGGCTCTTTTTTGCGTACAAAGGCTTCGCTGTGCGGACAATACCCCTTTTGCATTGGAGAAATCCTACATTCCCTGCGCCGTCTGCCCGGATCTGGCCGGTGACATTATTATAGAAAAGGGATTGTATAATGCGCTGCATCTTCTGGCGGGGATCACACCGGATACCGCAAAGGAATCTTTTGAAGCGGTGCTGATTAATAAAAATCAGGCGGAAGCCCTTGAAACAACCGTCAGCCAGCCTGCGCTTCATGTTGAACGCGTTACCGGCGCCGGGGGCGTTCTTGTGGAATACTGCGACAGTATTGTCCGCGGAGACCGTTTAAAATACAATATCGTTCTGCGATAA
- a CDS encoding glucosamine-6-phosphate deaminase, protein MSLKENMEEPSFCNNVNPVNPLKTIICDDFESMSQCSANLICAALRAKPDLLLCLPAGNTAIRTYQILKERSDSGEADFSKADYVELDEWLDLEDESENCTSFLFKNFYDPLNIKKEKIHLFDIHAENMEDECKKIDRFIFEHHGIDLMLLGLGMNGHLGLNEPGASYDKYATVISLDPVTQNVGQKYFSKPIKLSRGITLGIRHILDAKQVVLQVSGTAKSDIVKKIYETKPTSMLPATVMQLLNNGIVVLDRDAASGIKQKQTQSFLYFENTR, encoded by the coding sequence ATGAGTTTAAAAGAAAACATGGAAGAACCTTCTTTCTGTAATAACGTAAATCCGGTTAACCCACTGAAAACAATCATTTGTGATGACTTTGAGTCAATGTCACAATGTTCGGCAAACCTGATTTGTGCGGCTTTGAGAGCAAAACCGGATTTGCTTTTATGCTTGCCTGCGGGCAATACCGCAATCAGAACCTATCAGATTTTGAAAGAGCGTTCCGATTCCGGCGAAGCTGACTTCAGCAAGGCTGATTATGTAGAACTGGACGAATGGCTGGATTTGGAAGACGAATCGGAAAACTGCACCTCTTTCCTGTTCAAAAATTTTTACGATCCGCTTAATATAAAGAAAGAAAAGATTCATTTATTTGATATACACGCGGAAAACATGGAAGATGAATGTAAAAAAATCGACCGGTTCATTTTTGAGCACCACGGAATTGACCTGATGCTTTTGGGACTGGGAATGAACGGCCACCTCGGTTTAAACGAACCGGGTGCTTCGTATGATAAGTATGCCACCGTCATTTCACTCGATCCTGTTACACAAAATGTGGGGCAGAAATATTTTTCAAAGCCCATCAAGCTGTCCAGAGGCATCACTCTGGGAATCCGTCATATTTTAGACGCGAAGCAGGTCGTTTTACAGGTGAGCGGAACGGCAAAGTCCGATATTGTTAAAAAGATCTATGAAACCAAACCGACGTCCATGCTGCCGGCCACAGTCATGCAGCTTCTGAATAACGGGATTGTGGTTCTGGATCGTGACGCCGCTTCGGGAATCAAGCAAAAACAAACGCAAAGCTTCCTTTATTTTGAAAATACCAGGTAA
- the agaC gene encoding PTS galactosamine transporter subunit IIC — protein MAITLAQGIALAIMAIIVGVDFWLEALFIFRPIIVCTLTGIILGNIPLGLMAGGLTELAFAGLTPAGGTQPPNPVLAGVMTTVIAYTTGKDPATAIGLALPFSFLMQYIILFYYSSFSLFMKRVDKYAEEADGKSLARINMLTTGIVAVTYGVVVFLCAYVAQDAMQALVKAMPTWLTHGFEIAGGVLPAVGFGMLLKVMLKGEFVPYLIIGFVVASFIPFSNLLPVAVIGMAMALIVFNGENNRRKTARETRVVSVGEGDDGNEGI, from the coding sequence ATGGCAATTACTTTAGCTCAAGGCATTGCGCTTGCTATTATGGCAATTATAGTTGGCGTTGATTTCTGGCTTGAAGCTTTGTTTATTTTCCGGCCAATCATCGTTTGTACTCTTACAGGAATTATCCTGGGCAATATTCCGCTGGGCCTTATGGCAGGCGGACTGACCGAACTGGCTTTTGCGGGGCTTACACCCGCCGGCGGCACACAGCCGCCAAACCCTGTTTTAGCCGGCGTTATGACAACTGTCATCGCATACACCACAGGAAAAGACCCTGCTACGGCGATCGGCCTTGCGCTTCCCTTCAGTTTCCTGATGCAGTATATCATTCTGTTCTATTATTCCAGCTTCTCACTCTTTATGAAGAGAGTTGACAAATACGCCGAGGAGGCGGACGGCAAAAGCCTTGCCCGTATCAACATGCTGACAACCGGCATTGTGGCCGTTACCTACGGCGTTGTTGTCTTCCTATGCGCCTATGTTGCGCAGGACGCGATGCAGGCCCTTGTAAAGGCAATGCCAACATGGCTGACACACGGCTTTGAAATCGCGGGCGGCGTCCTTCCGGCAGTCGGCTTCGGCATGCTGCTCAAGGTTATGCTGAAAGGCGAATTTGTCCCTTATCTGATCATAGGCTTCGTGGTTGCAAGTTTTATTCCTTTCTCCAATTTATTGCCGGTCGCCGTCATTGGCATGGCGATGGCGCTGATTGTATTTAATGGTGAGAATAACCGCAGAAAAACTGCGAGAGAAACCCGTGTTGTATCGGTAGGAGAAGGAGATGACGGCAATGAAGGGATCTGA
- a CDS encoding SIS domain-containing protein, giving the protein MYLTEQEIMATKEALDKTYSQVLRQEEEMKEFFRANKQRKFVFLGCGSSYMLSKSNERMFVTRPNTSAVAIAGGDYLVNPDTYIHTIEDSIVLVLSRSGMTSEIVRAVEHMKKVSNAKVVSITMKEKSTLEELSDFTVVLPWAYDNSVCQTRSVTNLYAASLLINAICYDDQELKASVKEAIDQNKDHMEKYHSQLQDIAKKEFSDVIVLADGVLCGIAEEGALAFTEISLISGKYFNMLDYRHGPKVLNNSKTLTIFAVQPNESTYQRGMIDDVKKHGGTVVTFGSEQTNVYGSDLHISISGINRFEAYGIPFIYTMQMIALTKALCNGGNPDEPTGLDAYITLK; this is encoded by the coding sequence ATGTATTTAACAGAACAGGAAATCATGGCAACCAAAGAAGCTCTGGACAAAACCTACAGTCAGGTACTCAGGCAGGAAGAGGAAATGAAAGAATTCTTCCGCGCAAACAAACAGCGCAAATTTGTTTTTCTTGGCTGCGGTTCCAGCTATATGCTCTCGAAGAGCAACGAGCGCATGTTCGTCACCCGCCCCAATACCTCTGCCGTCGCCATTGCGGGCGGGGATTACCTTGTCAATCCCGACACATACATCCATACGATTGAAGACAGTATCGTACTCGTCCTGTCACGCTCCGGCATGACCTCTGAAATTGTCCGCGCGGTCGAGCACATGAAAAAGGTCAGCAACGCCAAAGTTGTTTCCATCACCATGAAGGAAAAGAGCACCCTTGAGGAGCTGTCTGATTTCACCGTTGTTCTTCCGTGGGCATATGACAACAGTGTCTGCCAAACCCGTTCGGTTACCAACCTTTATGCAGCCAGCCTGTTAATCAATGCCATCTGCTACGACGATCAGGAACTGAAAGCCTCTGTCAAGGAAGCAATTGACCAAAACAAGGACCACATGGAAAAATATCACTCCCAGCTTCAGGATATCGCGAAAAAAGAGTTCAGCGACGTCATTGTCCTTGCGGACGGCGTGCTTTGCGGCATTGCGGAAGAGGGCGCGCTTGCCTTCACCGAAATTTCGCTCATCAGCGGAAAATACTTCAATATGCTTGACTACCGTCATGGCCCCAAGGTGCTGAACAACAGCAAAACCCTCACGATTTTCGCGGTGCAGCCAAACGAGAGCACCTACCAGCGCGGCATGATCGACGATGTTAAGAAGCACGGCGGCACGGTGGTTACCTTCGGCTCCGAACAAACCAACGTATACGGTTCCGACCTTCACATCTCCATCAGCGGAATCAACCGCTTCGAAGCATACGGAATTCCGTTCATCTATACCATGCAGATGATTGCATTGACAAAGGCGCTTTGCAACGGCGGCAATCCCGACGAACCGACCGGATTGGACGCCTATATCACATTAAAATAG
- a CDS encoding HPr family phosphocarrier protein, which produces MYSKKTIINNRTGLHARPASDFVKCAAQFKSKITIKNADDDETVSAKSIILILSLSLSQGMKVEITADGEDEVKAVDTLVSLIDSKFGED; this is translated from the coding sequence ATGTATTCCAAAAAAACAATTATTAACAACAGAACAGGGCTGCACGCACGCCCTGCTTCCGACTTTGTCAAATGCGCGGCTCAGTTCAAGTCAAAAATTACGATAAAAAATGCAGATGACGACGAGACTGTCAGCGCAAAATCCATTATTCTGATCCTGTCCCTCAGCCTAAGCCAGGGCATGAAAGTCGAAATCACCGCAGACGGCGAAGACGAAGTAAAAGCTGTCGATACTCTGGTTTCATTAATCGATTCAAAATTCGGAGAGGATTAA
- the pfkB gene encoding 1-phosphofructokinase, with amino-acid sequence MITTVTLNTAIDQLYQMDTYETGAVNRVRSCIKTAGGKGLNVARVASLAGEKVLAAGIAGGYHGAYFKSLLKEDGIDGCFTDSGAETRCCINVKDESTGTHTEFLEPGAQIDAKALDEFYQSYLKCVEKSDVVTISGSVPAGTPADYYGRLITAAKNEGKRVILDTSGTMLAESIAAKPTMIKPNADEIRQLTGAPVTSRTQLLEAAQKIHDGGIELVVVSLGGDGALIVSDEGVFQGICPNIEVVNTVGCGDSMVAGFAVGMVRKYPLEQTIRFALSIASANALHEKTGCFREDDLQRLLSGTIVKSYSAVGLRT; translated from the coding sequence ATGATTACTACCGTTACACTCAACACAGCAATCGACCAGTTATATCAAATGGATACCTATGAGACGGGGGCCGTAAACAGAGTTCGCAGCTGCATCAAAACAGCGGGGGGCAAAGGCCTCAATGTGGCAAGGGTCGCGTCGCTTGCGGGTGAAAAAGTGCTGGCCGCGGGGATTGCCGGCGGATACCACGGCGCCTATTTTAAGTCGCTTTTAAAAGAAGACGGAATCGACGGCTGTTTTACCGATTCCGGAGCCGAGACCCGCTGCTGCATCAATGTGAAAGACGAGTCCACGGGCACACACACGGAATTTCTTGAGCCGGGAGCGCAAATCGATGCGAAAGCGCTGGATGAATTTTATCAGTCATACCTGAAATGCGTGGAGAAAAGCGACGTGGTTACCATCTCCGGCAGTGTTCCGGCAGGAACACCCGCCGACTACTACGGCAGGCTGATCACAGCGGCGAAGAATGAGGGCAAACGCGTTATTCTGGACACAAGCGGGACCATGCTCGCAGAAAGTATTGCGGCAAAACCGACGATGATCAAGCCAAACGCGGATGAAATCCGCCAGCTTACCGGAGCGCCGGTCACATCCCGAACCCAGCTGCTTGAGGCGGCTCAAAAGATCCATGACGGCGGAATCGAACTGGTCGTCGTTTCGCTTGGCGGCGACGGCGCGCTGATTGTGTCCGATGAAGGCGTCTTTCAGGGTATCTGTCCTAACATAGAAGTGGTCAATACGGTGGGCTGCGGCGACAGCATGGTAGCAGGCTTTGCGGTGGGCATGGTGCGGAAGTATCCGCTTGAACAAACCATCCGTTTTGCGCTGTCCATTGCCTCGGCTAATGCGCTCCATGAGAAAACAGGCTGCTTCCGTGAGGATGACCTTCAAAGGCTGTTATCCGGGACAATCGTGAAAAGTTATAGTGCTGTCGGGCTGAGGACTTAA
- a CDS encoding BadF/BadG/BcrA/BcrD ATPase family protein, with translation MKYYIGIDGGGTKTAFSLCNGEGEQIATYLSTGSSYMMYGIDHVVECIRLGVGQCLQQGNVSLTDVAGISMGLPCIGENVVLDLPLKEKIHASFPGVPVYIGNDVEVGWAGSLACEEGINVVAGTGSIAFGKDHSGKTARSGGWAEFFSDEGSCYWAGRKTLELFSKESDYRLQKSALHDVICEEFHLTDDYQIIDIMFKDYFPYREKVASLQILLEKAAVRGDPNAIQAYRSAAEELALIVKGVLNQLDFPEGFPVSYSGGLFKAGDLILKPFESQIHALGGILVKPALPPVMGAVLLCFSKFNPSDFSAVSKTIRNRETER, from the coding sequence ATGAAATATTATATCGGCATTGACGGCGGCGGAACCAAAACCGCGTTTTCTTTATGCAACGGTGAAGGGGAACAGATCGCCACCTATCTTTCCACCGGTTCCTCTTACATGATGTATGGAATTGACCATGTTGTGGAATGTATAAGGTTAGGCGTCGGTCAATGCCTTCAGCAGGGGAATGTATCGCTGACCGATGTGGCGGGAATCAGCATGGGACTGCCGTGTATAGGCGAAAACGTTGTGCTTGACCTTCCGCTCAAAGAAAAAATCCACGCATCCTTCCCCGGTGTGCCCGTCTATATTGGAAATGACGTGGAAGTAGGCTGGGCAGGCTCGCTTGCGTGCGAGGAAGGCATCAACGTCGTGGCCGGCACGGGCTCCATCGCGTTCGGCAAAGACCACAGCGGCAAAACCGCACGCTCCGGCGGCTGGGCCGAATTTTTCTCCGATGAAGGGTCATGCTATTGGGCAGGAAGAAAAACGCTGGAGCTGTTTTCCAAGGAATCCGATTATCGACTGCAGAAGTCGGCCCTGCACGACGTCATATGTGAAGAGTTCCATCTGACGGACGACTACCAGATCATCGATATTATGTTTAAGGATTATTTTCCTTACCGCGAAAAGGTCGCCAGCTTGCAGATTCTTCTGGAAAAAGCCGCTGTTAGAGGCGACCCGAATGCAATTCAGGCATACCGCAGCGCAGCCGAAGAACTTGCGCTGATTGTGAAAGGCGTGCTGAACCAGCTGGATTTTCCCGAAGGATTCCCCGTATCCTATTCGGGAGGACTGTTTAAAGCCGGTGATTTGATTTTAAAGCCTTTTGAATCGCAGATTCATGCTTTGGGTGGCATTCTGGTAAAGCCGGCATTGCCGCCTGTCATGGGAGCGGTGCTCCTTTGCTTTTCCAAGTTTAATCCGTCGGATTTTTCGGCGGTTTCCAAAACAATACGAAACAGAGAAACAGAGAGGTAA
- a CDS encoding PTS sugar transporter subunit IIA — MIGVLITGHGSFATGMISASRLIVGPSENLLGVDFVEADSTDTLSDKLRQAMESLGNEILVLVDLAGGSPFKTAVTLKDSFPDKIIEVISGANLPMVTSVLLEEQSTLKEYVENAMEMGAIGIKQFKKKPKPQISPVGDGI; from the coding sequence ATGATTGGAGTATTGATAACCGGACACGGCAGTTTCGCCACTGGAATGATAAGTGCTTCCAGACTGATTGTAGGTCCAAGCGAAAACCTGCTGGGCGTGGATTTTGTGGAAGCCGACAGTACCGACACACTTTCCGACAAGCTCAGACAGGCGATGGAATCCCTTGGCAATGAAATTCTGGTACTTGTGGACCTTGCGGGTGGATCTCCCTTTAAAACCGCAGTCACGCTGAAAGACAGTTTTCCTGATAAAATCATTGAAGTGATTTCGGGTGCTAACCTGCCAATGGTCACTTCCGTTCTGTTGGAAGAACAATCAACACTGAAAGAATACGTCGAGAATGCAATGGAAATGGGAGCAATCGGCATTAAGCAGTTCAAAAAGAAGCCGAAACCGCAAATCAGCCCTGTAGGTGACGGAATATAG
- the agaB gene encoding PTS galactosamine transporter subunit IIB has translation MGNPNILLTRIDNRLVHGQVGVTWTMTLGANLLLVADDEVAHDEIQQQLMAMTAESSNAGIRFFTLQKTIDIIGKAAPSQKIFIICRTPAAVRTLLEGGVPIKEVNVGNMHFTNGKRQLSKKVYVNDKDMEDLLAIQAMNVNLYIQDVPGDIKEHISKK, from the coding sequence GTGGGCAATCCAAATATACTATTGACGAGAATTGACAACCGCTTGGTACACGGCCAAGTGGGAGTCACATGGACTATGACCCTCGGTGCAAATCTGCTTTTGGTCGCAGATGACGAAGTGGCGCACGATGAAATACAGCAGCAGCTAATGGCAATGACTGCTGAATCTTCCAATGCGGGTATCCGTTTCTTCACTCTGCAAAAAACCATTGATATCATTGGTAAAGCAGCTCCAAGCCAAAAGATCTTCATTATTTGCAGAACGCCGGCGGCTGTGCGTACCTTGCTGGAAGGCGGCGTACCCATAAAGGAAGTCAATGTGGGAAATATGCATTTCACCAATGGCAAACGTCAGCTGAGCAAAAAAGTCTATGTCAATGATAAGGACATGGAGGATCTGCTGGCAATTCAGGCAATGAATGTAAATCTCTACATCCAGGATGTCCCCGGGGACATCAAAGAGCACATATCCAAGAAATAA
- the agaD gene encoding PTS galactosamine transporter subunit IID, with translation MKGSENQVTPEKVLTKKDITKLGWRSCFLQASFNYERMQSGGFLLAQMECLKKIYKDDKEGLSASMTDSLEFINTHPNLVGFLMGLLVSLEEAKENRSTIKGLKVALFAPLAGIGDAIFWFTLLPIVAGITASMAMSGSILGPLIFFAVYLTIFILRIAWTHAGYNLGLKAVDTLREYSGIISKAATILGVTVIGGLIASYVHITLLPEIVVNAAKTVSVQKDFFDKIFPNILPFGYTLLMYFFLKKKKMSPVVLIAGTFGLAILLSFMGIL, from the coding sequence ATGAAGGGATCTGAGAATCAAGTGACTCCCGAGAAAGTATTGACGAAAAAAGACATTACAAAACTCGGCTGGCGTTCCTGTTTTCTGCAGGCCAGCTTCAACTATGAAAGAATGCAGAGCGGCGGCTTTTTGCTGGCGCAAATGGAATGCCTGAAGAAAATTTATAAAGATGATAAAGAAGGCTTGTCCGCTTCGATGACCGACAGCCTTGAATTTATCAACACGCATCCGAATCTGGTCGGTTTCTTAATGGGACTTTTAGTCTCTCTGGAAGAAGCCAAAGAAAACAGAAGCACTATCAAAGGTCTGAAGGTCGCTCTGTTTGCACCGCTCGCCGGCATCGGCGACGCGATCTTCTGGTTTACCCTCCTGCCCATCGTCGCGGGTATTACCGCCTCCATGGCTATGAGCGGAAGCATCCTCGGCCCATTGATCTTTTTCGCCGTCTATCTGACAATCTTTATCCTTCGCATCGCGTGGACACATGCCGGCTACAACCTGGGTCTGAAAGCAGTAGACACATTGCGGGAATACTCGGGAATCATTTCGAAAGCTGCGACTATTCTGGGTGTAACCGTTATCGGAGGGTTGATTGCCTCCTATGTGCATATTACTCTGCTGCCCGAAATTGTGGTAAATGCGGCAAAAACGGTTTCTGTTCAAAAAGATTTTTTTGACAAGATCTTCCCGAACATACTGCCCTTCGGATACACTCTGCTGATGTATTTCTTCTTAAAGAAGAAGAAAATGAGCCCGGTTGTACTGATCGCGGGTACCTTTGGCCTTGCAATTCTCCTCTCTTTCATGGGTATCCTTTAA